CGCTTCCCCAGCATCGAGGTCCTGACCATCGGCGCCGGCGGCGGCTCCTTGGCCTGGCGCGACGCGGCCGGTGCCTTGCGCAACGGACCGCAATCGGCCGGCTCGACGCCGGGACCGGTGTGCTACAACCAGGGCGGCACGGAGCCGACCAACTGCGACGCCAATGTCTATCTCGGCCGCCTCGGCACCAAGCTCGCCGGCGGCAGGGTCGAACTCGACGTCAAGCTGGCGGAAAGCGCCATCAACCGCGTCATCGCCGAACCGTTCGGCATGGATGCGGAACAGGCGGCACTGTCGATCCTGAAGGTTGCCAACGCCAACATGGCCGACGCCGTGCGCCTGGTGTCGCTGCGCAAGGGCTACGATCCGCGCGACTTCGCGCTGGTCGCCTTCGGCGGCGCCGGTGCCCTGCATGGCGTGGCGCTGGCCCGCGACCTCTACATCCCCGTCGTCTTGATCCCGCCAAATCCCGGCGTCACCTCGGCCATGGGCTGCCTGCTCGTCGACATCACCCACGACATCACCCAGATGTACACCGACACGGTCAGCGACATCGACATGGCCGAGCTCAACAGCGCCTTCCGCCTGCTCGAAGAAGACGGCCACGACCGCCTGCTGAGCGAGGATATCTCGCCCGAGCAGATGCTGTTCCAGCGCTACATCGACATGCGTTATCTCGGCCAGTGGCGCTCGATGTCGATCCCGGTCAGCGCCGACATCGAAAACCTCGACGAGGCGGTCAGGCAGTTCCACGAGGAGCATGGCCGCGAGCACAATTATTCCAGGCCCGACGCCCCGGTCGAGGTGTGCCGCATCCAGGTCAAGGCCACCGGCCTCAACCGCAAGGCCGAGCTTGCCAAACACGAACTGCGCACAGCGCCCTTGCCCGCCCCCGTCGGCGAACGCCTGGTCCGCTTCGACGAAGCGCCGCAGCGCATCAAGACCCCGGTCTATGACCGCTCGACCCTGCATGCGGGTGCCGTCGTCGTCGGCCCCGCCATCATCGACCAGCTCGACTCGACCATCGTCGTGCCGCCCGGCATCAAGGCCGAGGTGGACGAGTACCTGATCATCAGGATGCACGTCCCGCAGCAGTCCTGAACGAACGAGCTTTAGCCCTCACGCAAATTCTGAATTGGAGATTGGAAATGGCACCTAGAAAAGATCGCCGCACGCTCGATCCGGTTACCTTCGAGGTCCTGAAGAACGCCTATGTCAACATCGTCGACCAGATGGCGGAGCAGATCCTGCGCACCTGCTACTCCTTCGTCATCTACTCCCGCGACTTCTCCTCGGCGCTGTGCGACCCGACCGGCGACACCATCATGCAAGGCAGCGGCGACATCGCCGCTCACGTCGGCACGCTGCACCTGACCGCAAAGGCGGTGATCAAGAAGTTCGGCCATGACGTGCATCCGGGCGACGTCTTCGTCATCAACGACGTCTACCAGGGCGGCACCCACTTCAACGACACCCGCCTGTTTGCGCCGATGTTCTACAAGGGCGAGCTGCTCGGCTTCGCCCAGGCCAACGGCCACTGGGCCGATGTCGGGGGCGCCGTGCCCGGCTCGTTCAACGTCAACGCGCTCGACCACATGGCCGAGGGCCTGCGCATCACCCCGGTCCGGGTCTACAGCAAGGGCGTCTATCTCTCCGACGTCGCCGAGCTGATCGCCCATAACACGCGTGCGCCCAGCGACATCATCGGCGATCTCCAGGCCCAGGCCGAAGCCTGCCGCCTGGCCGAGCGCGAGATCCAGCGCCTGTGCGACAAATATGGCGTCGACACGATCAAGAAGTCGTTCAACGAGGTCCAGGACTATGTCGAGGACATGACGCGCCAGCGCATCTCCGAGCTACCCGACGGCACCTGGGAGACAACAGACTATATCGACGTCGATCCCGACGAGGGCGAAGGGCTGGTGCCGATCAAGGTCAAGATGACCATCGACGGCGACCGGGTCCATTACGACCTGACCGGCTCCCACCCCAAGACGGTCGGCTCGTTCCTCAACTGCTGCTATGGCGGCGCCTTCGCCGCCGTCGTTGCCGGCACCAAGATGCAGTCGCCCGACATTCCGATGAACTCCGGCTTCTACCGGGTGGTGACGGTCGATGCCGGCCCGCTCGGCTCGGTGGTCAATGCCGAATGGCCGACCCCGGTCGCCGGCTTCGCTTCCGGTCCGTTCGAAAAGATCATGAACGCGGTCTTCGAGCTCTGGGCGGAGGTCTTGCCGGAACGCGCCATGGCCTGCACCTTCAACCTCGACTATCTGCTGATCGGCGGCCGCGACACGCGTCACGAAGGCAAGCCCTACTTCATGTGGTACGACTGGATGGTCGGCGGCTGGGGCGCGCGCAACGGCCGTGACGGCTGGGCGGCAACCGGCCCGGTGTTCGGCGTCCAGCTCGGCACCCAGCCCTTCGAAGGCCAGGAGCGGCTGTCGCCTGTTCTCACCACCTGCCACGAGCTGATGGTCGACTCCGGCGGCCCCGGCGAATTCCGCGGCGGCCTCGGCGTCCAGAAGGGCGGCACGCTCTACGCCTGCGAACGCACCGTGGTGTCGTATTGCTGCGACCGCGAGCGCTCGATCACCTGGGGCCTGTGGGGCGGATTGCCGTCGATCCCGCACGGCGTCTGGGTCAATCCCGGCCAGGACAAGGAGCGGTATCTCGGCTCGCTGTTCTCAGGCGTGCCGCTGCAGCAGGGCGACACCGTGCAGCGGCCCTCGGCCGGCGGCGGCGGCCTTGGCGATCCGCTCAAGCGCGATATCCAGAGCGTGCTCAGCGACGTGGTCGAAGGTTATGTCTCGGTCGAGCGGGCGAAGAAGGACTATGGCGTCGTCGTCCATGTCGTCGATCTCGACCTCGACCAATACAGGGTCGACGAGAACGCCACGCTGGCCGAACGGGCGCGCATCGCCAGCCACCGCAAGGACTGGCTCAACGAGGACGCCGAGAAGATCGCCGCCCTTTATCGCGACAAGAAGCTCAACATGCTCGACCTGATCCGCCAATACGGCGTCATCGTCGACTGGGGCTCGGGCGAGCTTCTTCCCAAGACCACCGCCGAGTTCCGCGAGATGCTGAAGCGGCGGACGGTTCCCTACTGGACGGCATCGGGCCAGGCCGCCAACGCGACCCTGAAGGTCGCCTGATCAAGGGAAGGCAGCAAGCTCCAGCAGGCTTGCTGCCTTCTTCGCCAACGGGGTTTGCATAAGCAGAATCAAGAAGTCTGGCAAAAATCAAAAAATCTGGAGATGAACCATGTCTGGAAGTCTCGATGTCGCAGGGGAATTAGACTATTCGCAACGGCCGGTGCCACCCAGTGGCCGCATGCCCAAGCTCAATCTGACGATGGCCTTCTGGGCGATCTGCAGCGCCATGTTCTTTCTCATCATCTCGGCGACGCTGGCCGAGATCTATGGCACCGCCAATACGATCATCGGCCTGATACTGACGGTGATCTCCTACTCCGCCATCAATGCGGTCATCACCCGCTACGCGATCAGGAGCGGCCTGTCGGTGTCGCTATTTTCAAGGCTCTTGTTCGGCCGCTACGGCTCGGCGATCGCCACCTTCATCTATGCGGTCTCGAGCATCTATTACGCGGTGTTCGAAGGCTCGGTCATCGCGACTGCGGCGACCTACTATTTCGAAGGCCTGACCTTCGCAATCGCTGCCCTGATCGTCTGCATCTACAGCGTGCCGCTGATCCTCGGCAGCGTCCAGCACTGGCTCGACAAGTTCAACGGCTATCTCCTGCCGCTCTATCTCGTCGGCCTGATGGGCACGGTGATCTATGCCATCTCGCATTACGGCTATTCCAACGCCTGGCTGACCATGACGCCGGAAGGCGGCGCCCCGCCCTATGGCTGGATCAACGTCTTCATCGCCTTCATGGGCGTCTGGTGGATGATGATGTGCACCTTCGACTTCGCCCGCTTCGGCAAGAAGGAGGACGAGACCTACCACGCCGTGTTCAATTTCGGCCTGCCCTTCTACACGCTGACCTATTTCGTCAACGGCCTGGTCGGCATCTTCCTGGTGCAGACGATCCCGCTCGAGGGCGCAACCTCGGAGGTGTCGGTCGTCAAGGCGCTGATCGTGATGATGGGCGCGCTCGGCCTGCTGTTCGTCTGGATCAGCCAGACGCGCATCAACACCACCAACTTCTACCTGTCGACAGTCAACATGCAGGCGTTCTTCCGGCTGGTGTTCAAGCTGGAGATGCCGAAATATGTCTGGGCGATCATCGTCGGCGTCATCGTCTATTTCGTGATGCTGGCCGACATCTTCCAGTATCTGCTCGTCGCACTCGCCTATCAGGGCATCTTCGTCGTCGCCTGGGTCGGCGTGGCGCTGGCCTATATCATGTGCGGACAACATGACGGCAGCGGCGAGGAAAGCGCCCGTTCCGACGACGATTTCCCGGCCTATTACGCGCCCGGAATGGTCGCCTGGTTCGGTGCGGTCGCCATCGGCATCATCCTGCTCGCCATCCCCAACCTCGAACTGCTCTCGGCACCGGCAACCGTCACCAGCAGCTTCCTGTTGTTCTGGGCGCTGTCGTCGCGCATCAGAACCGTCGCCATAGCCTCCTGAGGCCAACCGGGCGCGGTCGCGTTCTCGACCATCGAGAACCGACCGCGCCCGGATTGTTTTTGACCGTCCTTGCCCCGCCGCCCCCGTGAATACATGACGTGAGGGTGAGGAACATGGAGAGGGCAGAAGAAGGAGGCCCTTACTTGCTCGCTTGAACACAGTTGCCATGACGTTCCGGATCGGGCTCAACACTGGTACTGAAGTCGCGAGATGGAGGTACCATGGGCCCTGAAACCGTTTACGACAAAGACAGCTTCCTTCGCTTTCTGGATGCGATGCGCGGCGAGCTCAGCGCCGGAGCCGGGAATTGGGAGAATATCGACCTGGCCAGTTTTCTCGAAGCGATGGCTGCCTGGGTTGATGATTGGGACAGTCCTGCCCGTGACAATCAATGGCGGCATGCTGCCGAGTTGCTGCGGTCAGGGGCATCTTATGAGTAAAGCCTCGTCGTCGGCACCATCGGCGTGAATTCGTCCGAGCGCATGGCTTCGCGGATATGACCGATGAAGCCACCTGCCTGCATCTCTCCGCCAGCCAGGCTCACTCCCCCGCCGTCACCGCCCTGCCCTCTGCCCATGCCGCCTGGATCGCCTGGCTGAGCTCGGTTTCCGAGATCGGCTTGTGCAGGATGCGGCTGCCGCCGGCGCTCACCTCCTTCAGCCGTGACGGCGAGGTGTCGCCGGTGATGATGATCGACGGCACGCTGCGGCCGAGATAGGCGCTCAGCATGCGGATGGCCTCGAGCCCGGTGGCGCCATGGGCCAGCCGATAATCCGAGATGATCAGGTCGACCGATGCCGCGCCGCGCAGGGCGGCGGCCGCATGCACCGCCTGGGCCTCCGCCGCCGAGCGTCCGGCATAGACGCTGTGGCCCTCGATGGTCAGCAGCTGCTCCATCGCCTCGAGGATGTCGTTCTCGTCCTCGACGACGATGATGCCGCCAGTCCGGGCTTCAGTCCGCGTCTCGCGCTGCGGCACCGGCGCCTTCGCGGCGCGGACTTCCGGCACGGTGATCGAAAACATCGAACCGCGCCCCGGTCTGGATACCAGCCTCAGCGGATGCTTCAGCAAGCCGGCGGTGCGGCGGACGATGGCGAGGCCGAGGCCGAGCCCTTGCGTGCGATCACGCGCCGGGTTCTGCAATTGCACGAATTCCTCGAAGATCACCGCCTGCTGGTCGTCTGGAATGCCGGGGCCGCTGTCCCAGACCTGAATCTCGACAAACCCGGCGCGCTTGCGGCAGCCGAGCACGACGCCGCCCTGCCTGGTGTAGCGGAAGGCGTTGGTGACCAGGTTGGTCAGCACGCGCTTCAGCATCATCGGGTCGCTTTCGACCAGCAGATGGCTGTCGACCACCCGCCATTTCAGGCCACGCTCCTTGGCCTCGGTGGCGAACTCCTCGCGAAAATCGCGGAACAGTTCGCGCAGGCACACGGTTTCGCGGGCAACCGTGACGATGCCGGCATCGAGCTTGGAGATGTCGAGAAGCGCGTTCAGCAGGCCGCTGAGATTGCCGATGATCGACTTGGCCCGGCCGGCAAGGCCGCGCGCCTGCTCGGCCGGCACGTTGCCGCGTTTGGCCAGCACGGCAATCGTCGACACCAGCAGGCTGAGCGCATGGATCGGCTGGCGCAGGTCGTGGCTCGCCGCGGCGAGGAAGCGGGTCTTGGCGCGGTCGGCGGTTTGCGCCCGGTCGCGCTCCTCCTGCAGATGCTCGACGAGCCGTTCATTTTCCAGGCGCAGGCTGATGGTCTCGCGCAACATGCGGTAGGTGATGCGGCAATAGTAGAAATTGATCACCACGAGCGAGACGAGCAGGAACAGAAAGCCTGCCGAAATCGCGCTGCCGCTGGTGATGACGCGGGCGGCGACCGGCAACACCGTCGCCAGGATCGAGCCGATCAGCGCCGGCGGAAAGGCCGAAAGCGACGGCACCGTGCCACAGACCAGGCCGGTCAGCACCACCACGGTGAAGGACAGAAGAAGCGGCGCTTCGGGCAGGAAGCCGACCCAGCCGAACATGCCCCACAACAATCCCGAGACCCAGGAGAAGGCGGCCGCCAGCCAGGCCCAGCGCATGATCGTGCTGATATCGCGCGGCCGGCTGAAGAAGCGGCGGGAGGCGAAAACGCGCAGCGCCGTCAGCGCATAGAGCGTGCCGAGCCATCCCGCCAGCCATGGCGTGGAAATGCCGCTGCGCAAGACGTAGACGGCGGCGAGCGAAATGACGATGTTGGAAATGACCACGCCATATGAATTGCGATAGAGAAGCTCGACCAGAGCCTGGCGTATCTTGTCTTCCTGCATCCGATTCCCCTGAAGTACCGGATGAAGATCGCATAAGCTTTCCTCATCAGGGACTGTTGATCTACCGACAATTTATTTCCCATAAGTTGGCGTTCCGCCGATTCGCATCGCTTCATCATGAATGGTGACCACATGAACCGCCCTCTCACCTTCATCCTCGCCGACGACCACGCGCTGGTGCGCGAAGGGCTGAAGATGCTGATCTCGACGATGGACAACATGTCGGTGGTGGCGGAAGCCGCGGATGGCGAGGCCTTGCTGGAGCAGGTCACAAAGACCCGCGCCGACCTGTTGCTGCTCGACCTCGGCATGCCCGGCGTTGCCGGCATCCAGTTCATCTCCGACATCAGGGAGCTCGTGCCCAGGCTGAAGATCATCGTGCTGACCGCCAATATCGAGCCGCGGACGGTGCGCGCCGCACTCGAGGTCGGCGCCAGCGGCTATCTGACCAAGGACGGCGACCCCGAGGAACTCGGCGAGGCGATCGAGGCAATCGGGAAAGGCGGCACCTACCTTGCCCGCACAGTGCGTTTCGCCGTCGGCGAGGCGTCCGGCAGCGGCAGGCAGCACGCCGTGCCCGACATCCTGTCGCCGGTGCCGCTGACCCGGCGCGAGCGCGAAATCCTCGCACTGGTGGCGCAGGGGCTGACGGCGCGCGAAATCGCCGAGCGGCTCGGCATCAGCCCGCTGACGGTGCGCAAGCATCGCGAAAACCTGATGGGCAAGCTCAATCTCCACAGTGCCGCCGAACTGACCGCCTATGCGGTTCGCCTGGGTTTGCCCACAGCCTGAAGGCTGCCGCGCAGCGCCCTGCCCGCGCCCGGCATCACGTCAATATCTGCTTAACCATCAACTATTTAGCTGAGGCGACGGGCAGTCGATATACGCCACATGCCGTATGTTTTCGCCTGATGGCCCAGCCTATTCCTCCCTTCCACAGCGTCATGTGGCGATCGCGTCATGTGGCGATCGGATCATTGGGGAGGAGCCGACATGTCGTCGCTGGAACTGTTGTTGCCGTTTGCCCTGGCAACGCTGGCCTTCGCCTGCATGCCGGGGCCGGCAATCCTCTACATGACGGCGCAGACGGTGGCGCTCGGCCGCCGGGCCGGACTGATGGCAGCCTTTGGCGTCCATATCGGCTGCTACGTCCACATCTTCGCCGCGGCCATCGGCCTGGCCTCGCTGATCGAACAGGCGCCGATGCTTTTCGAGGCGATCAAGCTTGCCGGTGCCGCCTATCTCGTCTGGCTCGGCCTCTCGATGTTCATGGGCTGGGGCAAGTCGCATGGCGACGCCGCCAGCCCCGCCTCGCCCAGTCTCGCGTCACAAAGCCTGCGCGACAGCATCATCGTCGAGATCCTCAACCCGAAGACCGCCTTGTTCTTCCTGACCTTCCTGCCGCAATTCGTCGATCCGGCAGCCGCCTTGCCTGTGTGGCTGCAGTTCCTGCTGCTCGGCATGTTCGTCAACCTGGTTTTCTCGGCAGCCGACGTCGCTGCCGTCGGCATCGCCTCGGTCACCCTTGCCCGCGTCGCATCGGGCAATACCGGCTGGATCGTGCCCAAGGCCTGCGGCTCGATCCTTGTCGGGCTCGGCCTGGCGCTGGTCGGCCACCAGATCTGACGGGCTGCCTGATCAAGCGTCACCTAAGGCGGGTGCAGAAAGAGCAGGTGTTCTTGACCGCTGGAGCCCGGCGACAACGTCACGGCATGGCAACTGTGTTCAAGCGAGCAAACAGGTGCTCTTTCTTCTGCCCTCTCCGCATTCCTCACCTTCACGGCATGGATCCTAGGGTCGCCGCGACGGAGCTTCGCTCCTGCTTCGCCCTAGGATGACGAAGGGCGGGGGCGTCGTCGCGGGCTTAGGTGGTGAGCCGGTTGCCGCGAGCGGCCTCTCCGCTTCGTCATCCCAGGGTCTCCGCGACGGAGCTGCGCTCCTGCTTCGCCCTAGGATGACGAATGCGCAGGCGTTGCCGCTCATCTCCAACGCCTGTCTCGAGCCAACAGGAAACGTCGCAGATTGCTGGAGAACGCCCCTACCCCCTCGTCATCCCAGGGCGGAGCAGGAGCGCAGCGACGTCGCGGCGACCCTGGGATCCATGCCGTGACCTGTCGGCAGCGCAAAGACGGTCCGGGCCTGCTCTTTCCTCCACCCTCATCACGTTCCAAACCCTTACGGCAGGATGACGAAGGGTTGGGAGTGTTGCCGCTTGCTTGCTCGCTTGAACACAGTTGCCATGCCTTTGCCCGGATCCATGCATCTGCATCGCCCCCCTTGACTGGCAGGCGCGACAGGCTAGGCTGACATCAAATACCGGCCCCGACTGCCGGGTGGCAAACATGCCTCGTATGCCTCGCCTCCCGGCGGCGGCTGCGGGGCATTTTTGTTTTTGGGAGGAATTTTTGAAGTCGCGCATCGAAATCGGCGTGCTCTATTCGCGCTCGGGCAGCTATCAGCTGGTCGCCAATGCCTGCCATGCGGGTGCCATGCGCGCCATATCGGACGTCAACGCCGACCCGGCAAGCGGCATCGAGCTCGTTGCCATCGAGCGCGACCCCGGCGGCAATATCGACCGCTACGCACCCTTGTGCGACGAGATCCTGCGCCAGAGCAGCGCGCGTCATGTCGTCGGCGCCGTCACCTCGTGGAGCCGCAAGGAGGTAATCCCGGTGCTGGAGAAGTCGGGTGCGGCACTGTGGTATGCCTGCCCCTATGAAG
The nucleotide sequence above comes from Aminobacter aminovorans. Encoded proteins:
- a CDS encoding LysE family translocator, giving the protein MSSLELLLPFALATLAFACMPGPAILYMTAQTVALGRRAGLMAAFGVHIGCYVHIFAAAIGLASLIEQAPMLFEAIKLAGAAYLVWLGLSMFMGWGKSHGDAASPASPSLASQSLRDSIIVEILNPKTALFFLTFLPQFVDPAAALPVWLQFLLLGMFVNLVFSAADVAAVGIASVTLARVASGNTGWIVPKACGSILVGLGLALVGHQI
- a CDS encoding ATP-binding protein, which codes for MQEDKIRQALVELLYRNSYGVVISNIVISLAAVYVLRSGISTPWLAGWLGTLYALTALRVFASRRFFSRPRDISTIMRWAWLAAAFSWVSGLLWGMFGWVGFLPEAPLLLSFTVVVLTGLVCGTVPSLSAFPPALIGSILATVLPVAARVITSGSAISAGFLFLLVSLVVINFYYCRITYRMLRETISLRLENERLVEHLQEERDRAQTADRAKTRFLAAASHDLRQPIHALSLLVSTIAVLAKRGNVPAEQARGLAGRAKSIIGNLSGLLNALLDISKLDAGIVTVARETVCLRELFRDFREEFATEAKERGLKWRVVDSHLLVESDPMMLKRVLTNLVTNAFRYTRQGGVVLGCRKRAGFVEIQVWDSGPGIPDDQQAVIFEEFVQLQNPARDRTQGLGLGLAIVRRTAGLLKHPLRLVSRPGRGSMFSITVPEVRAAKAPVPQRETRTEARTGGIIVVEDENDILEAMEQLLTIEGHSVYAGRSAAEAQAVHAAAALRGAASVDLIISDYRLAHGATGLEAIRMLSAYLGRSVPSIIITGDTSPSRLKEVSAGGSRILHKPISETELSQAIQAAWAEGRAVTAGE
- a CDS encoding hydantoinase B/oxoprolinase family protein, whose translation is MAPRKDRRTLDPVTFEVLKNAYVNIVDQMAEQILRTCYSFVIYSRDFSSALCDPTGDTIMQGSGDIAAHVGTLHLTAKAVIKKFGHDVHPGDVFVINDVYQGGTHFNDTRLFAPMFYKGELLGFAQANGHWADVGGAVPGSFNVNALDHMAEGLRITPVRVYSKGVYLSDVAELIAHNTRAPSDIIGDLQAQAEACRLAEREIQRLCDKYGVDTIKKSFNEVQDYVEDMTRQRISELPDGTWETTDYIDVDPDEGEGLVPIKVKMTIDGDRVHYDLTGSHPKTVGSFLNCCYGGAFAAVVAGTKMQSPDIPMNSGFYRVVTVDAGPLGSVVNAEWPTPVAGFASGPFEKIMNAVFELWAEVLPERAMACTFNLDYLLIGGRDTRHEGKPYFMWYDWMVGGWGARNGRDGWAATGPVFGVQLGTQPFEGQERLSPVLTTCHELMVDSGGPGEFRGGLGVQKGGTLYACERTVVSYCCDRERSITWGLWGGLPSIPHGVWVNPGQDKERYLGSLFSGVPLQQGDTVQRPSAGGGGLGDPLKRDIQSVLSDVVEGYVSVERAKKDYGVVVHVVDLDLDQYRVDENATLAERARIASHRKDWLNEDAEKIAALYRDKKLNMLDLIRQYGVIVDWGSGELLPKTTAEFREMLKRRTVPYWTASGQAANATLKVA
- a CDS encoding hydantoinase/oxoprolinase family protein is translated as MNKVETFGTAVRVACDVGGTFTDVCILNEASGKIHVAKTPTTPDPIDGVLKGIEAGGVALRDIILFSHGTTLATNALITRRFPPAIMVTTKGFRDVIEIRRGTRDDLWDTYKEMAPPYLPRRDRLVVTERIDYSGKVIEGVNEAEARELARVIRKRNVNNVAICFVNSFVNPANEQRMRDILLEELPGVSISLSSDIMPEIFEHERFNTTVANTVLGPVAGQYGAELESRMQDGGYAGDVLLLHSGGGVMTAKGATKFAARLAASGIAAGAIASRFISELAGYKNSISLDMGGTSTDISLCSDGHLHVTNDWHVEYGYPIRFPSIEVLTIGAGGGSLAWRDAAGALRNGPQSAGSTPGPVCYNQGGTEPTNCDANVYLGRLGTKLAGGRVELDVKLAESAINRVIAEPFGMDAEQAALSILKVANANMADAVRLVSLRKGYDPRDFALVAFGGAGALHGVALARDLYIPVVLIPPNPGVTSAMGCLLVDITHDITQMYTDTVSDIDMAELNSAFRLLEEDGHDRLLSEDISPEQMLFQRYIDMRYLGQWRSMSIPVSADIENLDEAVRQFHEEHGREHNYSRPDAPVEVCRIQVKATGLNRKAELAKHELRTAPLPAPVGERLVRFDEAPQRIKTPVYDRSTLHAGAVVVGPAIIDQLDSTIVVPPGIKAEVDEYLIIRMHVPQQS
- a CDS encoding response regulator, with protein sequence MNRPLTFILADDHALVREGLKMLISTMDNMSVVAEAADGEALLEQVTKTRADLLLLDLGMPGVAGIQFISDIRELVPRLKIIVLTANIEPRTVRAALEVGASGYLTKDGDPEELGEAIEAIGKGGTYLARTVRFAVGEASGSGRQHAVPDILSPVPLTRREREILALVAQGLTAREIAERLGISPLTVRKHRENLMGKLNLHSAAELTAYAVRLGLPTA
- a CDS encoding purine-cytosine permease family protein, translated to MSGSLDVAGELDYSQRPVPPSGRMPKLNLTMAFWAICSAMFFLIISATLAEIYGTANTIIGLILTVISYSAINAVITRYAIRSGLSVSLFSRLLFGRYGSAIATFIYAVSSIYYAVFEGSVIATAATYYFEGLTFAIAALIVCIYSVPLILGSVQHWLDKFNGYLLPLYLVGLMGTVIYAISHYGYSNAWLTMTPEGGAPPYGWINVFIAFMGVWWMMMCTFDFARFGKKEDETYHAVFNFGLPFYTLTYFVNGLVGIFLVQTIPLEGATSEVSVVKALIVMMGALGLLFVWISQTRINTTNFYLSTVNMQAFFRLVFKLEMPKYVWAIIVGVIVYFVMLADIFQYLLVALAYQGIFVVAWVGVALAYIMCGQHDGSGEESARSDDDFPAYYAPGMVAWFGAVAIGIILLAIPNLELLSAPATVTSSFLLFWALSSRIRTVAIAS
- a CDS encoding DUF7660 family protein, yielding MGPETVYDKDSFLRFLDAMRGELSAGAGNWENIDLASFLEAMAAWVDDWDSPARDNQWRHAAELLRSGASYE